One Paraburkholderia caffeinilytica DNA segment encodes these proteins:
- a CDS encoding HAMP domain-containing protein has product MTIRHRITLLVVLMFVALSAIGGYAVYQTRGSAAEVRKVTEGVVPSALASADLVSQVKDVQLATMTLVYAPDANMVAQAQDELKKKKASLQQALALQGKDAASHAQQGLVSQANDSLENYFTAIAETAKMKADGKNELAQAYLFANVAQYRDELEGIVETLRVEKNRQKDEAITALNATLSTTTTAIAAVTGIAIILLTSIGTLLYRQITRPLSRMQAMMSEIASSQDFTRRVPVGRLDEIGHSIVAFNGMIEKIQESSAQLKQKTADIQAMLQNMQQGILTVVDGAVIHSEYSAYLEDIFETKDIAGRALMDLVFSDTDLGSDVLSQVDAAAHACLGEDCINFAFNQHLLVGEISKRMPDGRAKILDLSWSAITDENDVVVRLMLCVRDVTELRKLAAEASEQRRRLDMIGEILAVSEEKFHHFIESSAGFISENERIIRKHSEADHAAIAELFRNMHTIKGNARTYNLAHLTNVVHETEQSYHELRQPDADRSWDQEHLMQELTRVREAIESYAKINEHSLGRKSKTGANNAGHAGRYVMVEKDQIQQTLSMLDKTNAGELHELQSMRDAMRQTLRALGSESVRDALSGVLDSLPSLAQELGKPAPTVCIDDNGYRLRGQAGGTLNNVFMHLLRNSMDHGIETAEVRGAHGKTPAGTIDIEVGVDSGALQITLSDDGRGLALERIRGIAVERGWIGGDEHLSDEAIAEFIFRPGFSTAATVTEVSGRGVGMDAVRDFLKRENGRIELRFTDDHKGASFRQFQTIVCLPDSFAVDALGVAARGDAGELQLDAMVD; this is encoded by the coding sequence ATGACTATCCGTCATCGCATCACGCTATTGGTCGTCTTGATGTTCGTCGCCTTGTCGGCAATCGGCGGCTACGCCGTGTATCAGACGCGCGGCAGCGCAGCCGAAGTACGCAAGGTGACGGAAGGCGTCGTCCCCAGCGCGCTGGCTTCCGCTGATCTCGTCTCGCAAGTCAAGGACGTACAGCTCGCGACCATGACGCTGGTCTACGCACCGGACGCCAACATGGTCGCCCAGGCACAAGACGAACTGAAGAAGAAAAAGGCTTCGCTGCAACAGGCCCTTGCGCTGCAAGGCAAGGATGCTGCGAGCCATGCCCAGCAAGGTCTCGTCTCCCAAGCCAACGATAGCCTCGAGAACTACTTCACCGCGATCGCCGAGACGGCGAAGATGAAGGCCGACGGCAAGAACGAACTCGCGCAGGCGTATCTATTTGCCAATGTCGCGCAGTATCGCGACGAACTCGAAGGCATTGTCGAAACCCTCCGCGTCGAAAAGAATCGCCAGAAAGACGAGGCAATCACCGCGCTGAACGCCACGCTTTCCACCACGACGACGGCCATTGCCGCCGTCACCGGTATCGCCATCATTCTGCTGACCTCGATCGGCACGCTGCTCTACCGTCAGATCACGCGCCCGCTCAGCCGCATGCAAGCGATGATGAGCGAGATCGCTTCGAGCCAGGATTTCACGCGCCGCGTGCCGGTGGGCCGGCTGGATGAGATCGGCCATTCGATCGTCGCCTTCAACGGCATGATCGAAAAGATTCAGGAGAGCTCGGCGCAACTCAAGCAGAAAACCGCCGACATCCAGGCGATGTTGCAGAACATGCAGCAAGGCATTTTGACGGTGGTCGACGGCGCTGTGATCCACTCGGAATACTCGGCGTATCTGGAAGATATCTTCGAAACGAAAGACATCGCCGGCCGCGCTCTGATGGATCTGGTGTTCTCGGATACCGATCTCGGCTCGGACGTGCTTTCGCAAGTCGATGCGGCCGCGCATGCGTGTCTCGGCGAAGACTGCATCAACTTCGCGTTCAACCAGCATCTGCTGGTCGGCGAAATTTCGAAGCGCATGCCCGATGGCCGGGCGAAGATTCTCGACCTCAGCTGGTCGGCAATTACCGACGAAAACGACGTCGTCGTGCGTTTGATGCTGTGCGTGCGCGACGTCACCGAACTGCGCAAGCTCGCCGCGGAAGCCAGCGAGCAGCGCCGCCGTCTCGACATGATCGGCGAGATTCTCGCGGTGAGCGAAGAGAAGTTCCATCACTTCATCGAAAGCTCGGCAGGCTTTATCAGCGAGAACGAGCGGATCATCCGCAAGCATTCGGAAGCGGACCATGCCGCCATCGCCGAACTGTTCCGCAACATGCACACCATCAAGGGCAACGCGCGGACCTACAACCTGGCGCACCTGACCAACGTCGTTCACGAAACCGAGCAGAGCTATCACGAATTGCGTCAACCGGACGCGGACCGCTCGTGGGATCAGGAACACCTGATGCAGGAACTGACGCGCGTGCGCGAGGCGATCGAGAGCTACGCGAAGATCAACGAACACAGCCTCGGCCGCAAGTCCAAAACCGGTGCGAACAATGCCGGCCATGCGGGCCGCTACGTGATGGTCGAGAAGGACCAGATTCAGCAGACCCTGAGCATGCTGGACAAGACGAACGCCGGCGAACTCCACGAATTGCAGTCGATGCGCGATGCAATGCGACAGACCTTGCGCGCCCTGGGCAGTGAAAGCGTGCGCGATGCGCTGTCCGGCGTGCTGGACTCGTTGCCTTCGTTGGCGCAGGAGTTGGGCAAGCCGGCACCGACCGTGTGCATCGACGACAACGGCTACCGCCTGCGTGGCCAGGCGGGCGGCACATTGAACAATGTGTTCATGCATCTGCTGCGCAATTCGATGGACCACGGTATCGAAACCGCCGAGGTCCGCGGCGCGCACGGCAAGACGCCGGCCGGCACGATCGATATCGAAGTGGGCGTGGACAGCGGCGCGCTGCAGATCACACTCAGCGACGACGGCCGTGGCCTCGCGCTCGAACGGATTCGCGGCATCGCCGTCGAGCGCGGCTGGATCGGCGGCGACGAACACCTGAGCGACGAAGCCATCGCCGAATTCATTTTCCGGCCAGGCTTCTCGACCGCGGCAACGGTGACTGAAGTGTCGGGCCGTGGCGTCGGCATGGACGCCGTGCGCGACTTCCTCAAGCGCGAAAACGGCCGCATCGAACTGCGCTTCACCGACGACCACAAGGGCGCCTCGTTCCGACAGTTCCAGACGATTGTCTGCCTGCCGGATAGCTTCGCGGTCGACGCGCTCGGT
- a CDS encoding DNA alkylation repair protein: MTPGAFGEAIKAALVPHADAQRALAMRAYMRDQFEFIGVPTPLRRKAVLPVFKRLPVEDANHLLACAKVLWSMPEREFQYVATDLLARRWKTLAPADIAHLLKLAQRSAWWDSIDPLAGVVGDVLKAARTRTPDVQAAMDAALEHESLWVRRIAMIHQLGWREHTDEARLFGYARSLAAEPDFFIRKAIGWALRDYAWHAPHAVSGFLTTTRDILSPLTLREASKHLPPIR; the protein is encoded by the coding sequence ATGACGCCCGGCGCTTTTGGCGAAGCAATCAAGGCGGCACTCGTGCCGCACGCCGACGCTCAACGCGCGCTCGCGATGCGCGCCTACATGCGCGACCAGTTCGAGTTCATCGGAGTGCCGACGCCGTTGCGGCGCAAAGCGGTACTGCCGGTGTTCAAGCGGCTGCCGGTGGAAGATGCCAATCATCTGCTGGCATGCGCGAAGGTCTTATGGTCGATGCCGGAGCGCGAGTTCCAATACGTCGCGACTGACCTGTTGGCGCGCAGATGGAAGACGCTTGCGCCGGCAGACATTGCACACTTGTTAAAGCTCGCCCAGCGGAGCGCCTGGTGGGATTCGATCGATCCGCTGGCGGGTGTTGTCGGCGACGTTCTGAAGGCGGCGCGAACCCGCACGCCGGATGTGCAGGCCGCGATGGACGCGGCGCTCGAGCACGAATCGCTGTGGGTTCGGCGCATAGCGATGATTCACCAACTCGGCTGGCGCGAGCATACGGACGAGGCGCGTTTATTCGGCTATGCGCGCTCGCTCGCCGCGGAGCCGGATTTCTTCATTCGCAAGGCGATCGGCTGGGCCTTGCGGGACTATGCGTGGCATGCGCCTCACGCGGTCAGCGGTTTCCTGACGACCACGCGAGACATCCTGTCACCGCTCACGTTGCGTGAGGCGTCGAAGCACTTGCCGCCGATCCGCTGA
- a CDS encoding efflux transporter outer membrane subunit — protein MMRLKLGACMVAFAVAMLTGCTLDPHYERPAAPVAVAYPKGDAYESTSAAASGTAAASASETAAAPGTVAPSTTTAAAPLGADMAWRNFFRDERLQRLIEIALDNNRDLRVAALNVAEYEAQYRITRAALAPSISASGSLTRERTSGVTTSSSDVNVGTTSWEIDFFGRLRSLKRQALENYLATDASRQSTQISLIATVATDYLTLLSDERLLQITEDTVKADQSTYDVTKRIQALGNSSMLDVQQAQNSLASAKASLASYRRAVAQDRNNLVAVLGAPIPDDLPPAREFDDESMFADIGAGVPSLLLTRRPDIVQAEHALKAANANIGAARAAFFPKIELTASAGTSSSTLSSLFKAGTGAWAFAPSVSVPIFDYGSNKASLDVAKIEKQIEVADYESTIQTAFKEVSNALTARATYVDQVAADRDYVASSQRYYSLAQARYKAGTDSFLTFLDAQRTLYTAQQQLATDSLSRQANLVTLYKVLGGGWQGS, from the coding sequence ATGATGAGACTCAAATTGGGCGCATGCATGGTGGCGTTTGCCGTCGCCATGCTGACAGGGTGCACGCTGGATCCGCACTATGAACGGCCCGCGGCACCCGTTGCCGTGGCTTATCCGAAAGGCGATGCGTACGAGAGCACTAGCGCCGCGGCTTCGGGAACGGCTGCGGCTTCAGCTTCGGAAACTGCAGCGGCTCCGGGAACAGTTGCTCCGAGCACGACGACTGCAGCAGCGCCGCTCGGCGCCGACATGGCGTGGCGCAACTTCTTTCGCGACGAGCGTCTCCAGCGGCTGATCGAAATCGCGCTCGACAACAACCGCGACTTGCGCGTGGCCGCGTTGAACGTGGCCGAGTACGAGGCGCAATATCGCATCACGCGTGCCGCGCTCGCCCCGTCGATCAGCGCGAGCGGCAGCCTGACCCGCGAGCGCACCTCGGGCGTGACCACCAGTTCCAGCGACGTGAACGTCGGCACCACGTCATGGGAGATCGACTTCTTCGGACGCTTGCGCAGCCTCAAGCGCCAGGCGCTGGAGAACTATCTCGCGACCGATGCGTCGCGGCAGAGCACGCAGATCAGCCTGATCGCGACGGTGGCGACCGACTACCTCACCCTGCTGTCCGACGAGCGCCTTCTGCAAATCACCGAAGACACGGTGAAGGCGGACCAGTCGACATACGATGTGACAAAGCGCATCCAGGCGTTGGGCAATTCGTCGATGCTCGACGTGCAGCAGGCGCAAAACTCGTTGGCGAGCGCGAAGGCGAGCCTTGCGTCTTATCGGCGCGCCGTCGCGCAGGATCGCAACAACCTGGTTGCCGTGCTCGGTGCGCCGATTCCCGACGACCTTCCGCCTGCCCGCGAATTCGACGACGAGTCGATGTTCGCCGACATCGGTGCGGGCGTGCCGTCGCTGCTGCTCACCCGTCGTCCCGACATCGTGCAGGCGGAACACGCGCTGAAGGCGGCGAATGCGAACATTGGCGCCGCGCGTGCCGCGTTCTTTCCGAAGATCGAGCTGACCGCTTCGGCCGGCACATCGAGTTCGACGCTCTCAAGTTTGTTCAAGGCGGGGACGGGCGCCTGGGCGTTTGCGCCGAGCGTGTCGGTGCCGATCTTCGACTACGGCAGCAACAAGGCCTCGCTCGACGTCGCCAAAATCGAGAAGCAGATCGAGGTCGCCGATTACGAAAGCACGATTCAAACGGCGTTCAAGGAGGTCTCGAACGCGCTGACCGCGCGTGCAACTTACGTCGATCAGGTGGCGGCGGATCGCGACTATGTGGCGTCGTCGCAGCGCTATTACTCGCTTGCTCAGGCGCGCTACAAGGCGGGTACCGACAGCTTCCTCACGTTCCTCGACGCACAGCGAACGCTCTACACCGCGCAGCAGCAGCTCGCGACGGATAGTCTGTCGCGACAGGCCAATCTTGTGACCTTGTACAAGGTGTTAGGCGGCGGTTGGCAGGGAAGCTAA
- a CDS encoding efflux RND transporter permease subunit: MAGFFINRPILAWVIAIVIMMIGGASIGTLPVEQYPSVAPVSVQITATYPGASAETVATTVTQVIEQKLSGIDHLLYMSSTSSSAGQATITLTFQQGTNADIAQVQVQNKVEQASSSLPQTVQDQGVQVAKAANAFLMIVSLSSTDGSMNSIDLGNIIATQIEDPLTQINGVGDVTLFGAQHAMRIWLDPVKLQAVGLTTGDVTTAITNQNVQLSVGQIGGSPSTKTQALNATISASSLLTTPAQFGAILLRVNSDGSKVLLKDVARVEVGGDDYSTDSRLNGKPAASLAVKLASGANAMSVAKAVRAKLNELSGQLPHNVVVDYPYDTTPFVRISIEEVVKTLIEAVMLVFVVMYVFLQNLRATLIPTIVVPVALLGTFAVMSAVGFSINVLSMFGLVLAIGLLVDDAIVVVENVERLIAEEGLSPVEATRKAMKQITGALVGITTVLIAVFIPMAFFSGSTGAIYRQFSITIVAAMLLSVFLALTLTPALCATMLRRVDVEHHPKRGVLGWFNRVLTRGTARYDSTVARVIGKPMRYMVIYLLIGGVVALLFMKLPSSYLPDEDQGIIITSISAPVGTPAAQTLEVVKKVEAYYLGLPQVDKIIALTGFSFNGSGQNNSLAFVKLKDWSTRRGRDGSAAAIIQRANMHFAASRDAQIFALNPPAIQELGTQSGLDFELEDRAGQGHDKLMAARQQLIALASQDSALSGMRPGGLDDTPQFHVDIDREKASALGLSIADVNDTLQTAFGSSYVNNYVDTGRIQKVYVQADAPYRMMPSDIGRWYVKSSTTSSSSTSSSSSTSTSSTSSTTTAGYDGQMVPFSAFATGKWTFGPPQIERFNRTLSMQITAQTGANTSTGQAMAAVDALVKKLPAGFGIDWTGQSYQERLAGSQAIYLYAISLIVVFLCLAGLYESWSIPIAVILVVPLGVLGAVLGAHIRGLSDDIYFKVGLLATIGLSTKNAILIVEFAKDLQAQGRSLIDATLEAARLRLRPILMTSLAFVFGVLPLVISTGAGSASRHAIGTGVMGGMIAATLLAIFFVPVFFVVVRRLFGEHGDAKQQEGVE, translated from the coding sequence ATGGCAGGTTTCTTTATCAACCGACCGATCCTCGCGTGGGTCATCGCCATCGTCATCATGATGATCGGCGGCGCCTCCATCGGGACGCTTCCGGTCGAACAGTATCCGAGTGTGGCGCCGGTTTCCGTGCAGATCACGGCGACCTATCCGGGCGCCTCGGCCGAAACCGTGGCGACCACCGTCACGCAGGTGATCGAGCAGAAGCTGAGCGGCATCGACCATCTGCTCTACATGTCGTCCACCAGCAGTTCGGCCGGACAGGCCACCATCACGCTGACGTTCCAGCAGGGCACCAATGCCGACATCGCCCAGGTGCAGGTGCAGAACAAGGTCGAACAGGCGAGTTCGTCATTGCCGCAGACGGTTCAGGACCAGGGTGTGCAGGTCGCGAAGGCGGCCAATGCGTTTTTGATGATCGTGTCGCTGTCGTCCACGGACGGCAGCATGAATTCCATCGATCTCGGCAATATCATCGCCACGCAGATCGAAGATCCGCTCACGCAGATCAACGGCGTCGGCGACGTGACGCTGTTCGGCGCCCAGCACGCCATGCGCATCTGGCTCGATCCGGTGAAGCTGCAGGCCGTCGGCCTGACTACCGGCGACGTCACCACCGCGATCACCAATCAGAACGTGCAACTCTCGGTCGGCCAGATCGGCGGCTCGCCGTCCACGAAGACGCAGGCGCTCAACGCGACCATTTCCGCGTCGAGCCTGCTCACCACGCCAGCGCAGTTCGGTGCGATCCTGCTGCGCGTGAATAGCGACGGCTCGAAGGTCCTGCTGAAGGACGTCGCGCGTGTCGAAGTCGGCGGCGACGATTACAGCACGGACTCGCGTCTGAACGGCAAGCCGGCGGCCTCGCTCGCGGTCAAGCTCGCGAGCGGCGCGAACGCGATGAGCGTGGCCAAAGCGGTACGCGCCAAGCTCAACGAACTGAGCGGGCAATTGCCGCACAACGTGGTGGTCGACTACCCGTACGACACCACGCCGTTCGTGCGCATCTCGATCGAAGAGGTGGTGAAGACGCTGATCGAAGCAGTGATGCTGGTTTTCGTCGTGATGTACGTGTTCCTGCAAAATCTGCGCGCGACGTTGATTCCGACCATCGTCGTGCCGGTCGCGTTGCTCGGCACGTTTGCCGTGATGTCGGCGGTGGGCTTTTCGATCAACGTGCTGTCGATGTTCGGGCTCGTGCTCGCGATCGGGCTGCTGGTGGACGATGCGATCGTGGTGGTGGAAAACGTCGAGCGGCTCATCGCCGAAGAGGGGCTGTCGCCCGTCGAAGCCACGCGCAAGGCAATGAAGCAGATCACCGGCGCACTGGTCGGCATTACGACTGTGCTGATTGCCGTGTTCATTCCGATGGCGTTTTTCTCGGGGTCCACCGGCGCGATTTACCGGCAGTTCTCGATCACGATCGTCGCGGCGATGCTGCTCTCCGTGTTCCTCGCGTTGACGCTGACACCGGCGCTGTGTGCGACCATGCTGCGGCGCGTGGACGTCGAGCACCACCCGAAGCGCGGCGTGCTCGGCTGGTTCAACCGTGTGCTGACTCGCGGCACCGCTCGCTACGATTCGACGGTCGCGCGCGTGATCGGCAAGCCGATGCGCTATATGGTGATCTACTTGCTGATTGGCGGCGTGGTTGCGCTGCTCTTCATGAAGCTGCCGTCGTCTTATCTGCCGGACGAGGATCAGGGGATCATCATCACGTCGATTTCGGCGCCCGTCGGCACACCCGCTGCGCAGACGCTGGAAGTCGTGAAAAAGGTCGAGGCGTATTACCTCGGTCTGCCGCAGGTGGACAAGATCATCGCGCTGACGGGCTTCAGCTTCAACGGCTCGGGTCAGAACAACAGCCTCGCCTTCGTCAAGCTCAAGGACTGGAGCACGCGGCGCGGCCGCGACGGTTCGGCGGCCGCGATCATCCAGCGCGCCAACATGCACTTCGCCGCCTCGCGCGACGCACAGATTTTCGCGCTCAATCCGCCGGCCATTCAGGAACTCGGCACGCAGAGCGGCCTCGACTTCGAACTGGAAGATCGCGCCGGGCAGGGCCACGACAAGCTGATGGCCGCGCGCCAGCAATTGATCGCGCTCGCCTCGCAGGACAGCGCGCTGTCCGGCATGCGCCCCGGCGGCCTCGACGATACGCCGCAGTTCCATGTCGATATCGATCGAGAAAAGGCGAGTGCGCTCGGACTCTCCATCGCCGACGTGAACGACACCTTGCAGACCGCGTTCGGCTCGTCGTACGTGAACAACTACGTCGACACGGGACGCATCCAGAAGGTCTACGTGCAGGCCGACGCGCCCTACCGGATGATGCCGTCGGATATCGGACGGTGGTATGTGAAGTCGAGCACGACAAGCAGTTCGAGCACGAGCAGTTCGAGCAGCACCTCGACGAGCAGCACCAGCAGCACAACCACCGCGGGCTACGACGGCCAGATGGTTCCGTTCTCCGCGTTCGCCACCGGCAAATGGACTTTCGGGCCACCGCAGATCGAACGCTTCAACCGCACGCTGTCGATGCAAATCACCGCGCAAACCGGCGCGAACACCAGCACGGGCCAGGCGATGGCCGCCGTCGACGCGCTCGTGAAGAAGCTGCCCGCCGGCTTCGGCATCGACTGGACCGGGCAATCGTACCAGGAGCGCCTTGCCGGATCGCAGGCGATCTACCTGTACGCGATTTCGCTGATCGTGGTGTTTCTCTGTCTGGCCGGTCTGTACGAAAGCTGGTCCATTCCGATCGCGGTGATTCTGGTCGTACCGCTCGGCGTGCTCGGCGCGGTACTGGGCGCGCACATCCGCGGGCTGTCCGACGACATCTACTTCAAGGTCGGCTTGCTCGCCACCATCGGGCTCTCCACCAAGAACGCGATCCTGATCGTCGAATTCGCCAAGGACCTGCAGGCGCAGGGCCGCAGCCTGATCGACGCCACGCTGGAAGCTGCGCGATTGCGTCTGCGGCCGATTCTGATGACCTCGCTTGCTTTCGTGTTCGGCGTGCTCCCGCTGGTCATCAGCACCGGCGCCGGCTCCGCGAGCCGGCATGCAATCGGTACCGGCGTGATGGGCGGCATGATCGCCGCGACGCTGCTCGCCATCTTTTTCGTGCCGGTGTTCTTTGTCGTCGTGCGCCGCCTGTTCGGCGAACACGGCGATGCCAAGCAACAGGAAGGTGTTGAATGA
- a CDS encoding efflux RND transporter periplasmic adaptor subunit produces the protein MPNNPAASGPSPRAPRFTYLAAAVATATFLLAGCGDQAPHGPPQTVPEVGVQTIVPHTVVSSTELSGRLSAIRVAEVRPQVEGIVRKRLFTEGALVAAGAVLYQIDPSSYQATYDQAVGTLAKAEATASAAQTKATRYAELSKIEGVSKQDYDDAVASLAEAKADVVADRAALKTAAINLGYTKVVAPIAGRIGKSSVTEGALVTAEQTTALATVQATAEMYLDVTRSSADWLRLQKEFASGRLQQAGRDGAVVHLVMEDGSTYTQPGKLLFSDITVDATTGSVTLRCVFPNPDGVLLPGMFVRARLEEGVNQQAITVPQLAVSRASDGSASVLTVGADNKVTQTPVTADTASGADWLVTSGLKAGDRVIVAGSQKARAGGVVKPVESPASSGAPATAAATSAAHS, from the coding sequence ATGCCGAATAACCCTGCCGCGTCCGGACCTTCTCCGCGCGCACCGAGATTCACCTATCTTGCCGCCGCTGTCGCCACCGCCACGTTTTTGCTGGCAGGTTGTGGCGACCAGGCGCCTCATGGACCGCCACAAACCGTTCCCGAAGTAGGCGTCCAAACGATCGTGCCGCACACCGTGGTGTCGAGTACCGAATTGTCCGGGCGACTGTCGGCGATCCGCGTTGCCGAGGTCAGGCCGCAGGTCGAAGGCATCGTCAGAAAGCGTCTCTTTACGGAAGGCGCACTGGTCGCAGCCGGCGCCGTGCTCTACCAGATCGACCCGTCCAGCTACCAGGCAACGTACGACCAGGCCGTCGGCACGCTCGCCAAAGCCGAGGCGACCGCGAGCGCCGCGCAGACCAAGGCCACCCGCTATGCCGAACTCTCGAAGATCGAAGGCGTGAGCAAGCAGGACTACGACGACGCCGTCGCCTCGCTGGCGGAAGCGAAGGCCGACGTGGTCGCCGACCGTGCCGCCTTGAAGACCGCCGCGATCAATCTCGGCTACACGAAGGTCGTCGCGCCCATCGCGGGACGGATCGGCAAATCGAGCGTGACCGAGGGCGCGCTCGTCACCGCGGAGCAAACCACCGCGCTCGCGACGGTCCAGGCGACGGCCGAGATGTATCTCGACGTCACGCGCTCTTCCGCCGACTGGTTGCGGCTGCAGAAAGAATTCGCCAGTGGCCGGTTACAGCAGGCGGGCCGGGACGGCGCGGTCGTTCATCTCGTGATGGAGGACGGCAGCACGTACACACAGCCTGGCAAGCTGCTGTTTTCCGATATCACCGTCGACGCCACCACCGGTTCGGTGACCTTGCGTTGCGTGTTCCCCAATCCGGACGGCGTGCTGCTGCCCGGCATGTTCGTGCGTGCCCGGCTCGAAGAGGGGGTGAACCAGCAGGCGATCACGGTGCCGCAGCTCGCGGTCTCGCGTGCCTCCGACGGCTCGGCGAGCGTGCTGACAGTCGGGGCCGACAACAAGGTCACGCAAACGCCCGTCACGGCGGACACCGCTTCGGGCGCCGACTGGCTCGTCACGAGCGGCCTCAAGGCGGGCGATCGCGTGATCGTCGCCGGATCGCAGAAAGCGCGTGCGGGCGGCGTCGTGAAGCCGGTCGAGTCGCCTGCCTCATCGGGTGCGCCCGCCACTGCGGCCGCTACGTCGGCCGCCCATAGCTAA
- a CDS encoding response regulator, translating into MSDTPIQVLLVDDDADLRDLLRTFFQQRGIEMSVLHDANHLARRLERERPSIIVLDLMMPGVDGLTALRQLRANGDTIPVIMLTARADGVDRVVGLELGADDYLGKPFMPQELLARIHAVLRRHAQPAVSAAATAEKREALRFGRFRLDFARRTLFRDDEPLKLTGGEYALLEVLATHPMETLSRSKLVDLLHGPHSEVTERGIDVPVWRLRRLLEDDPANPRRIQTIRGIGYMFVPGGNDNEESL; encoded by the coding sequence ATGTCAGACACGCCCATCCAGGTTTTACTGGTCGACGACGACGCCGACCTTCGTGACCTGCTCAGAACCTTCTTTCAACAACGCGGCATCGAAATGTCCGTGCTGCACGACGCGAACCATCTGGCACGCCGGCTGGAACGCGAGCGGCCGTCGATCATCGTGCTCGATCTGATGATGCCGGGCGTCGACGGACTCACCGCGCTCAGGCAATTGCGCGCGAACGGCGACACGATTCCCGTGATCATGCTGACCGCACGCGCGGACGGCGTGGATCGCGTGGTCGGTCTGGAGCTCGGCGCCGACGACTACCTCGGCAAGCCGTTCATGCCGCAGGAACTGCTCGCGCGCATTCATGCGGTGTTGCGCCGGCACGCGCAACCGGCGGTGTCTGCGGCAGCGACAGCCGAAAAGCGCGAAGCGCTGCGCTTCGGCCGCTTCCGGCTCGACTTCGCGAGGCGCACCCTGTTTCGCGATGACGAACCGCTCAAGCTGACCGGCGGCGAATACGCGCTGCTCGAAGTGCTTGCCACGCATCCCATGGAGACGCTGTCGCGCTCGAAGCTCGTCGATCTGCTGCACGGGCCGCACTCGGAAGTGACCGAACGCGGTATCGATGTACCGGTGTGGCGCCTGCGCCGCCTGCTCGAAGACGACCCGGCGAATCCGCGCCGGATTCAGACCATACGCGGCATCGGCTACATGTTCGTGCCCGGCGGCAATGACAATGAAGAATCCCTTTAA
- a CDS encoding ATP-binding protein: MKNPFNTLFGRLSLMTVSLIVLVHIIGIVLVDRDRGQIDTRHAQRAVRLALQARQDGTLTASHIAETLGVSYVDSRDAIRYGCPAPCENTSGPFEFDLRKKLPAGSQVVTDSENGTVWVHDADDPGWLKMQNSTLPARRFWGASATMLVLAVIIALVGAWQLQRPLHRLALAAREFRVGHRAPVVEASGPRELKELIGDFNQMVHELAQAEQERAVMLAGVAHDLRAPITRMQVRADLLPDEANRRGFLRDAESLSRIVTQFLDFARETADTSPSTSVDAHCRRHYGDSLADDALVRLDLQAGDGFGLPLVDLDRILTNLIENALTYGEPPVEISTSRRDGKYTLEVRDHGGGIPSSQLDRALQPFVRLDEARSGDAHCGLGLAIVRRLVRYNGGAFHADNAADGGFVVTLTFPA; this comes from the coding sequence ATGAAGAATCCCTTTAATACGCTGTTCGGCCGGCTCTCGTTGATGACGGTGAGTCTGATCGTGCTGGTGCACATCATCGGCATCGTCCTCGTGGACCGTGACCGCGGCCAGATCGATACCCGTCATGCGCAGCGCGCTGTGCGCCTCGCGCTGCAGGCGAGGCAGGATGGCACGCTCACCGCCTCGCACATTGCGGAAACGCTCGGTGTGTCTTATGTCGACTCGCGAGACGCGATCCGGTATGGCTGTCCCGCGCCGTGCGAGAACACCTCGGGTCCGTTCGAATTCGACTTGCGCAAGAAGTTGCCGGCCGGCAGCCAGGTCGTTACCGACAGCGAGAACGGTACGGTCTGGGTCCATGACGCAGACGATCCCGGCTGGCTCAAGATGCAGAACTCGACGCTGCCGGCGCGTCGCTTCTGGGGCGCATCGGCGACGATGCTGGTGCTGGCGGTGATCATCGCGCTGGTTGGCGCGTGGCAATTGCAGCGGCCATTGCATCGGCTGGCACTCGCCGCGCGCGAGTTCCGCGTTGGCCATCGCGCGCCGGTCGTGGAGGCGAGCGGCCCGCGCGAGCTGAAAGAGCTGATCGGCGACTTCAATCAGATGGTGCATGAACTTGCGCAGGCCGAGCAGGAGCGCGCGGTGATGCTGGCCGGCGTGGCGCACGATCTGCGTGCGCCGATCACGCGCATGCAGGTGCGCGCGGATCTGCTGCCGGATGAAGCGAACCGTCGCGGCTTCTTGCGGGACGCGGAATCGTTGTCGCGCATCGTCACGCAGTTTCTCGATTTCGCACGCGAGACGGCGGATACCTCGCCGAGCACGAGCGTCGACGCTCACTGTCGCCGGCACTATGGCGACAGTCTCGCGGACGATGCGCTCGTGCGCCTCGATCTGCAGGCCGGCGATGGCTTTGGGTTGCCGCTTGTCGACCTCGACCGGATCCTGACCAATCTGATCGAGAACGCGCTCACTTACGGTGAGCCGCCGGTGGAAATCTCGACGTCCCGCCGCGACGGCAAGTACACGCTCGAGGTGCGCGATCACGGCGGCGGTATTCCCAGCAGTCAGCTGGATCGCGCGCTGCAACCGTTCGTGCGGCTCGATGAAGCGCGTAGCGGCGATGCGCACTGCGGCTTGGGGCTCGCGATCGTGCGGCGTCTCGTGCGATACAACGGCGGCGCTTTTCACGCCGATAACGCCGCCGATGGGGGTTTCGTGGTGACGCTTACGTTTCCCGCGTAG